In Apilactobacillus bombintestini, one genomic interval encodes:
- a CDS encoding APC family permease: MEVEESNKITKFETFALAVAAVAPTGSIAFNAVPAVPFAGMNVPLSFLLGAIGLLFVGICFAELSKHVADVGSVYAYNQQAFGEKMGLVSGWTLMFAYINLAISCMGADTNFTHVFFLQFGWHLPEPLLAAVILVAAALVLTFGLKLTSKSAIAIEFLAIAILVALSIIIFVKGGRGGVSVQPFVPTHSSLSGLGQGMVFAVLSFCGFEGVTTVAARTKNPKRSVPLSIIVTIIFAGIFFVVASYVQVIGFGIHHTADFANSSSPLNDLALMYMGRPMALVMDFAIVIGSFGSVLGIMNAGAYMIYAMGVNQYLPKKLGKFNEKLNSPARSIWLLTAIMAVAYLIFGVPYGAEVIYDNSSTLGVLSMLTVYGLTCAGTMLYFHKHRDTIKHSFIKHVLIPVLGILVLLYPMWTNLYPVPAFPGNLYPYLVVLWIIIGLVVYGFKKHATK; encoded by the coding sequence ATGGAAGTAGAAGAGTCAAATAAAATTACTAAATTTGAGACGTTCGCGTTAGCCGTTGCGGCGGTAGCACCTACCGGCTCAATTGCGTTTAATGCGGTACCTGCCGTTCCTTTTGCCGGAATGAACGTACCGTTATCCTTCTTATTAGGAGCGATTGGATTATTGTTCGTGGGGATTTGTTTTGCGGAACTTTCCAAACACGTTGCTGATGTCGGATCCGTTTATGCTTATAACCAACAAGCCTTCGGTGAAAAGATGGGGCTAGTTAGTGGTTGGACTTTAATGTTTGCTTATATTAACTTAGCGATATCTTGCATGGGCGCCGATACTAACTTCACGCACGTGTTCTTCTTACAATTTGGGTGGCATTTACCCGAACCTTTATTGGCGGCAGTAATTTTAGTAGCCGCTGCATTAGTATTAACTTTCGGGTTGAAACTAACCAGTAAATCCGCCATTGCCATTGAATTTTTAGCCATTGCGATATTAGTGGCCTTATCGATAATCATCTTTGTGAAAGGTGGTCGTGGGGGCGTCAGCGTCCAACCCTTTGTACCTACGCACAGTAGTTTATCCGGTCTAGGTCAAGGGATGGTATTTGCGGTACTTTCCTTCTGTGGATTTGAAGGGGTTACTACGGTAGCTGCTAGAACGAAGAATCCTAAACGTTCCGTGCCATTATCTATTATTGTTACTATTATTTTCGCCGGGATTTTCTTTGTTGTAGCTAGTTATGTACAAGTTATTGGTTTTGGTATTCACCACACCGCTGACTTTGCTAACTCCAGTTCACCTTTAAATGATCTAGCTTTGATGTACATGGGTCGTCCTATGGCACTCGTTATGGACTTTGCCATCGTTATCGGTAGTTTCGGTTCTGTACTAGGAATTATGAACGCCGGTGCTTACATGATTTATGCGATGGGGGTAAACCAATATCTACCTAAGAAATTGGGCAAGTTCAACGAAAAACTAAACAGTCCAGCGCGTTCCATTTGGTTATTAACTGCGATTATGGCAGTAGCCTACTTAATCTTTGGAGTACCTTATGGGGCCGAAGTTATCTATGATAATTCTTCTACTTTAGGAGTATTGAGTATGCTAACCGTTTACGGACTAACTTGTGCGGGAACTATGTTATACTTCCACAAACATCGTGATACTATCAAGCATTCCTTTATCAAACATGTATTAATTCCCGTTTTAGGAATCTTGGTATTACTTTACCCAATGTGGACTAACTTATATCCAGTACCTGCTTTTCCAGGTAACTTATACCCATACTTGGTAGTCTTATGGATTATCATCGGTTTAGTGGTTTATGGGTTTAAAAAACATGCAACTAAATAA
- a CDS encoding HigA family addiction module antitoxin: MTIKHEIYKVIISYVDKGEINMNQAVNLGNILKEEFMNPYHLSASQLARHILVPTSRIQDILHNRRKITLDTSIRLGKFFGASNTYFLNM; the protein is encoded by the coding sequence TTGACGATTAAACATGAAATATATAAAGTAATCATTAGCTACGTAGATAAAGGAGAGATTAATATGAACCAAGCCGTTAATCTGGGAAACATTTTAAAAGAAGAATTTATGAATCCTTATCATCTTTCTGCATCCCAATTAGCCCGTCATATATTAGTTCCTACTTCTCGCATTCAAGATATCTTGCATAACCGTAGAAAAATTACTTTAGACACTTCTATTCGTCTAGGCAAATTTTTTGGCGCTAGTAATACGTACTTTCTAAACATGTAA
- a CDS encoding DMT family transporter, with protein MLYGLGIIAGLVLPMQTSINTNLKNRTGGSPFLASMLSFMIGTIALLFATLISGQSLFFSSHLFTSQPHWIWLGGLFGVIGLTTNVLIFPYLGAVQTVIMPITGQILMGMIIDNFGLFDANYHAFTILRFIGVILLVIGILMVVLDKTSSDKADKAKQLPWQILGVVAGMFQASQAPVNGHLGVVLHSSIHAAFISFVVGTIILFIITGLVDKSYIHAKDAIGKGNPWWIWLGGLLGAIFVLSNAFLSPQIGAGTTVVLVLLGNLFGSVLVDKYGLLNSPKKPVGIMKYIGLVVMVIAVAIIKLY; from the coding sequence ATGTTATATGGACTTGGCATCATTGCCGGATTAGTGTTGCCGATGCAAACCTCGATTAATACTAATTTAAAAAATCGAACAGGAGGATCACCATTCTTGGCATCCATGCTCTCGTTTATGATTGGAACCATTGCCCTATTATTCGCTACGTTAATTAGTGGACAATCATTGTTTTTCTCCAGTCATTTATTTACTAGCCAACCTCATTGGATTTGGTTAGGTGGTTTATTCGGGGTTATCGGTTTAACCACCAACGTGTTGATTTTCCCTTATCTAGGTGCGGTACAAACCGTGATTATGCCTATCACGGGGCAAATCCTAATGGGGATGATTATCGATAACTTCGGTTTATTCGATGCCAACTATCATGCGTTTACTATCTTACGCTTCATCGGCGTGATTTTATTAGTAATCGGTATTTTGATGGTGGTATTAGATAAAACCAGTAGTGATAAAGCCGATAAAGCCAAACAACTTCCTTGGCAGATATTAGGTGTTGTGGCGGGGATGTTTCAAGCTTCGCAAGCACCGGTTAACGGTCACTTAGGCGTGGTTTTACATTCTTCCATTCATGCTGCCTTTATCTCCTTTGTAGTAGGTACTATAATATTATTTATCATTACTGGCTTAGTGGATAAAAGCTATATTCACGCCAAAGATGCCATCGGTAAGGGCAATCCTTGGTGGATTTGGTTAGGTGGACTATTAGGAGCTATCTTTGTATTATCTAACGCCTTTTTAAGCCCACAAATCGGTGCTGGTACTACCGTCGTATTAGTACTTTTAGGTAATTTATTCGGCAGTGTCTTAGTCGATAAATACGGTTTATTAAACTCACCTAAAAAGCCCGTCGGTATTATGAAATATATCGGCTTAGTGGTGATGGTTATTGCTGTAGCCATTATTAAATTATATTAA
- a CDS encoding zinc-dependent alcohol dehydrogenase family protein, whose amino-acid sequence MKSAVFIKPGEVEVQDVDMPKIEKNDDVILKVVRTCVCGSDLWSYRGLDKFSDGKKNNGHEALGIVESVGKDITTVQPGDFVIAPFTHGCGHCAACLAGYDGSCLNHSDNFSSNCQAEYLRFQHAEWSLVKVPGKPADYSDAMLDSLLALSDVMATGYHAARTANVQKGDTAVVIGDGAVGLCGVISAKLRGAKQIIAMSRHEDRQKLAKEFGATDIIAERGDEGVKKVMELTHDNGADAVLECVGSELSTKTALEVARPGAKVGRVGLPHASDLDMAASFGKNISLAGGIASVTTYDRQELLDAVLSGAIHPGKVFTGKYKLADINQAYQDMTDRNTIKATIVND is encoded by the coding sequence ATGAAGAGTGCGGTTTTTATTAAACCCGGTGAAGTCGAAGTCCAAGACGTCGACATGCCTAAAATTGAAAAAAATGACGATGTAATTTTAAAGGTAGTTCGTACTTGTGTGTGCGGTTCTGATCTTTGGAGTTACCGTGGATTAGACAAATTTAGTGACGGTAAGAAAAACAACGGTCACGAAGCTCTAGGTATTGTAGAATCAGTAGGTAAGGATATTACTACTGTACAACCTGGTGACTTTGTAATTGCACCATTTACTCATGGTTGTGGTCATTGTGCTGCTTGTTTAGCTGGTTATGATGGTAGTTGTTTAAACCATTCTGATAACTTCAGTTCTAACTGCCAAGCTGAATACTTACGTTTCCAACATGCTGAATGGTCATTAGTTAAGGTTCCTGGCAAGCCGGCTGACTACAGTGACGCTATGTTAGATTCCTTATTAGCATTATCTGACGTTATGGCTACTGGTTACCATGCAGCTCGTACTGCTAATGTTCAAAAGGGTGACACTGCCGTAGTTATCGGTGATGGTGCCGTAGGTCTATGTGGTGTTATTTCCGCTAAATTACGTGGTGCTAAACAAATTATCGCTATGAGTCGTCATGAAGACAGACAAAAGTTAGCTAAAGAATTTGGTGCTACTGACATTATCGCTGAACGTGGTGATGAAGGTGTTAAGAAGGTTATGGAACTAACTCATGATAACGGTGCTGACGCCGTTCTAGAATGTGTAGGTTCTGAACTATCTACTAAGACTGCCCTAGAAGTAGCTCGTCCTGGTGCTAAAGTAGGTCGTGTAGGTCTACCTCATGCTAGTGACTTAGACATGGCTGCTTCCTTTGGTAAGAATATTTCACTAGCTGGTGGAATTGCTTCCGTAACTACTTATGATCGTCAAGAATTATTAGATGCTGTATTATCCGGTGCAATTCATCCCGGCAAAGTATTTACTGGCAAGTATAAGTTAGCTGATATCAACCAAGCTTACCAAGATATGACTGATAGAAATACTATCAAAGCTACTATCGTAAATGACTAA